In Pseudobacter ginsenosidimutans, the following are encoded in one genomic region:
- a CDS encoding IS1096 element passenger TnpR family protein, with protein sequence MAVLKFRVYLEEDDSIYRDVAIKHTQSFFQLHQVILKSYEFDNKHQATFYRSNDNWQRGREITLEKYEKRYEAPPLLMQETLIGSEIKNPSQKFIYIYDFVKNWSFLVELIGVTKDENSRLEYPAVIRTEGIAPSQNGTKGLMGHDKLSEVEEKYDLLIGTEGFGEKNEDGEDLPSEESGEASGEEEQ encoded by the coding sequence ATGGCTGTACTTAAATTCAGGGTTTATTTAGAAGAAGACGATAGCATCTACCGGGATGTTGCGATCAAGCATACGCAATCATTCTTTCAATTGCACCAGGTGATACTTAAATCGTATGAATTCGATAATAAACACCAGGCAACTTTTTACAGGAGTAATGATAACTGGCAGCGCGGCCGTGAGATCACGCTGGAGAAATATGAAAAAAGATATGAAGCTCCACCGTTACTCATGCAGGAAACGCTGATCGGGTCAGAGATCAAGAACCCGAGCCAGAAGTTCATCTACATCTATGACTTTGTCAAGAACTGGAGCTTCCTGGTTGAGCTGATCGGCGTTACCAAGGATGAGAATTCCAGGCTGGAATATCCTGCTGTGATCAGAACAGAAGGCATTGCGCCCTCACAGAACGGAACAAAAGGACTGATGGGGCACGATAAACTCTCCGAAGTGGAAGAGAAATACGATCTCCTGATCGGCACTGAAGGGTTTGGAGAAAAGAATGAAGACGGAGAAGACCTGCCTTCCGAAGAGTCCGGCGAAGCCAGTGGTGAGGAAGAGCAATAA
- the miaA gene encoding tRNA (adenosine(37)-N6)-dimethylallyltransferase MiaA — protein sequence MANKTVIIIGGPTASGKTALAIRLAQYFNTNIISADSRQCYREMTIGVAKPSEEELQLVKHYFINSHSIHQGVTAATFEQYALEASKEIFSEKDIAVMVGGTGLYIKAFCEGLDDIPAIDPAIREQINADYAQHGLVWLQQQVATLDPIYYSNGEILNPQRLIRALEVKLHTGRSIREFQQKKNITRDFDTIKLSLELPKEILHQRIHLRVDQMMEQGLLAEVQSLHPYKDLNALRTVGYAELFNYIDSKGTLENAVEAIKSNTRYYAKRQMTWFKKDKAFQWFSPGEEEAILEMLHREIK from the coding sequence ATGGCCAATAAAACTGTCATCATTATCGGTGGGCCCACAGCCTCCGGCAAAACTGCGCTCGCCATCCGGCTGGCCCAATACTTCAATACCAACATCATATCCGCAGATTCCCGGCAATGTTACCGGGAAATGACCATCGGGGTGGCAAAACCTTCCGAGGAGGAATTGCAACTGGTGAAACATTATTTCATCAATTCACATTCCATTCACCAGGGTGTTACTGCCGCCACTTTTGAACAATACGCCCTGGAAGCTTCAAAGGAGATTTTCAGTGAAAAGGATATTGCTGTTATGGTTGGCGGCACCGGGCTCTACATCAAAGCTTTCTGTGAAGGCCTGGATGATATTCCCGCTATCGATCCCGCCATCCGTGAGCAGATCAATGCAGACTATGCGCAACACGGCCTGGTCTGGCTGCAACAACAGGTTGCCACTCTTGATCCCATCTACTACAGTAACGGGGAGATCCTCAATCCCCAGCGCCTGATCCGCGCACTGGAAGTGAAACTGCATACAGGCCGCTCCATTCGCGAATTCCAGCAAAAGAAGAATATTACAAGGGATTTCGATACCATCAAACTGTCCCTCGAATTACCGAAAGAGATCCTCCACCAGCGCATCCATCTCCGGGTAGACCAGATGATGGAACAGGGACTGCTGGCCGAGGTTCAATCACTTCATCCTTACAAAGATCTCAATGCCCTGCGAACAGTTGGCTACGCAGAACTGTTTAACTATATCGACAGTAAAGGCACCCTCGAAAATGCAGTGGAAGCCATTAAAAGCAACACCAGGTATTACGCCAAAAGACAAATGACCTGGTTCAAAAAAGATAAGGCATTCCAATGGTTTTCGCCCGGTGAGGAAGAAGCGATCCTGGAAATGCTGCACAGAGAAATTAAATAA
- a CDS encoding OmpP1/FadL family transporter codes for MKKQVYTALFLACSVPALAQIPEDALRMGYTVPGGTARSQAIGGANGALGGDISTLFTNPAGLGFYKTSEIVLSPMFGFYNGKGSFRGTDAQGNAFNRFSLGTSGFVTGWSDRYSNWGSKAFAIGINQTANFNGMTHYKGVNDYSSYSENMADEFARYYRSQRERYPDYSDEQIIDDALDENSLSLLTKMGLYTYLIDAVRDNNGVGTVFSRAEEAFPLNQEKTIKTTGGITEISLGMGASMNDKFYLGGSIGIPIVNYNRTSIYRESDVNGTGNDEFDFSEYKEEYSSKGVGFNARLGMIFKPVAPLRIGLAVHSPTFYGLRDKFSSIMTTNLDTLDDIRDGNGGFTNQVSVASRDFFNGSNPSFKYNNTSPWRFIASGAWMFNAVEDVTKQQGFISADIEYVTYGSSRMHSADEYENEGDDQYFKDLNNVIKGEYKGTFNFRVGGELKFNTLMTRLGFAHYGNPYKDGALNASRTNLSGGLGYRDKGIFVDVTYVHSIYKNVDFPYRLDNPDRANTFAETTQNNGQVILTVGIKL; via the coding sequence ATGAAAAAACAAGTTTATACTGCCCTCTTTCTGGCTTGCAGCGTCCCCGCCCTGGCCCAGATCCCGGAAGATGCACTGAGGATGGGCTATACCGTACCCGGAGGAACCGCCCGCTCACAGGCTATCGGAGGCGCCAATGGCGCACTCGGCGGAGATATCAGTACACTCTTCACCAACCCGGCAGGGCTCGGCTTTTACAAGACCAGTGAGATTGTGCTCAGCCCCATGTTCGGTTTCTATAATGGCAAGGGCAGCTTCCGCGGCACCGATGCGCAGGGCAACGCTTTCAACCGCTTCAGCTTGGGAACCTCCGGATTCGTTACCGGCTGGTCTGACCGCTACAGCAATTGGGGCAGCAAGGCTTTCGCCATCGGTATCAACCAGACCGCCAATTTCAATGGCATGACGCATTACAAAGGCGTGAACGATTACAGCTCCTATAGCGAGAACATGGCCGATGAATTTGCCCGTTATTATAGAAGTCAGCGCGAAAGATATCCTGATTACTCCGATGAACAGATCATAGACGATGCGCTTGATGAAAATTCTCTCTCCCTGCTCACCAAGATGGGCTTGTATACTTATCTCATCGATGCAGTAAGGGACAACAATGGAGTAGGTACTGTATTCTCCCGCGCGGAAGAAGCATTTCCCCTCAACCAGGAGAAGACCATCAAAACCACCGGAGGCATTACAGAGATCTCATTGGGTATGGGAGCGAGCATGAATGATAAGTTCTATCTCGGTGGCAGCATCGGCATCCCCATCGTGAACTACAACAGGACTTCCATATACCGGGAATCTGATGTGAACGGAACAGGCAACGATGAATTCGATTTCAGTGAATACAAAGAGGAATACAGCTCCAAAGGAGTTGGCTTCAATGCCAGGCTGGGCATGATCTTCAAACCTGTAGCGCCACTGCGCATCGGTTTGGCGGTTCACTCTCCAACATTCTATGGACTGCGCGACAAATTCAGCAGCATCATGACCACCAACCTTGATACCCTTGACGATATACGTGATGGAAATGGCGGCTTTACCAATCAGGTCTCAGTAGCCAGTCGCGATTTTTTCAACGGCTCCAACCCCAGCTTCAAATATAACAACACTTCACCCTGGCGCTTCATCGCCAGCGGTGCCTGGATGTTCAATGCGGTGGAAGATGTAACCAAACAACAGGGATTCATCTCAGCCGATATTGAATATGTTACCTACGGTTCATCAAGAATGCATTCAGCAGATGAATACGAAAATGAGGGAGATGATCAATACTTCAAGGACCTCAACAATGTGATCAAGGGAGAATACAAGGGAACATTCAATTTCCGTGTAGGTGGTGAGCTTAAGTTCAATACACTGATGACAAGACTTGGATTTGCACATTACGGCAATCCTTACAAAGATGGCGCTCTGAATGCCAGCAGGACCAATCTCAGTGGTGGCCTCGGTTACAGAGACAAAGGCATATTTGTTGATGTTACTTACGTGCACAGTATTTACAAGAACGTAGACTTCCCATACCGGCTCGATAATCCGGATCGCGCCAATACATTCGCAGAAACCACTCAGAACAACGGGCAGGTGATCCTCACCGTTGGAATCAAATTATAA
- the proS gene encoding proline--tRNA ligase, giving the protein MSKEITSRSEDYSQWYNDLVIKGSLADYSAVRGCMVIKPYGFALWENMRDALDKMFKDTGHVNAYFPLFVPKSLFEAEEKNAEGFAKECAVVTHYRLKSNPDKKGALMVDPEAKLEEELVVRPTSEAIIWNTYKNWIQSYRDLPILINQWANVVRWEMRTRLFLRTAEFLWQEGHTAHSSAQEAVEETVKMLNVYEDFVENWMALPVIKGVKTESERFAGAVDTYCIEALMQDGKALQAGTSHFLGQNFAKAFDVKFSDKENKLDYVWATSWGVSTRLIGALVMAHSDDDGLILPPRIAPMQVVIVPIYKGEDSRAQINAKGQELVNSFKAAGIRVKFDDNDNSRPGWKFAEYEMKGVPVRIAIGVRDLENNVVELARRDTKEKTTVSLDGLTERVSALLTEIQQAIYNKALEYRNSHITKVDTWDQFVETLNGKAGFISAHWDGTAETEEKIKEMTKATIRCIPLDNEQEEGKCVLTGNPSKQRVLFAQAY; this is encoded by the coding sequence ATGAGCAAAGAGATCACCAGCAGAAGCGAAGATTACTCGCAATGGTACAATGACCTGGTAATAAAAGGGAGCCTGGCAGATTATTCCGCGGTACGCGGTTGTATGGTAATTAAACCATATGGGTTCGCGCTCTGGGAGAACATGCGCGATGCACTGGACAAGATGTTCAAAGACACCGGACATGTGAATGCTTATTTCCCGTTGTTCGTTCCCAAAAGCCTCTTCGAAGCCGAAGAAAAGAATGCAGAAGGTTTCGCCAAAGAGTGCGCAGTGGTTACTCACTATCGTCTCAAATCAAATCCCGATAAAAAAGGCGCGCTGATGGTTGATCCGGAAGCGAAGCTGGAAGAAGAGCTGGTGGTCCGCCCCACCAGTGAAGCCATCATCTGGAACACTTACAAGAACTGGATCCAGAGTTACCGCGACCTGCCCATTCTCATCAACCAGTGGGCGAACGTGGTCCGCTGGGAGATGCGTACCCGTTTGTTCCTCCGTACTGCAGAGTTCCTCTGGCAGGAAGGCCATACTGCGCATTCTTCTGCACAGGAAGCCGTGGAAGAAACAGTAAAAATGCTGAACGTGTATGAAGATTTCGTGGAAAACTGGATGGCCCTCCCCGTTATTAAAGGCGTGAAAACAGAAAGTGAAAGATTTGCCGGCGCCGTTGATACTTATTGTATCGAAGCGCTGATGCAGGATGGTAAAGCCCTCCAGGCCGGTACATCCCATTTCCTCGGGCAGAACTTCGCCAAGGCTTTCGATGTGAAATTCTCCGATAAGGAAAACAAACTCGATTACGTATGGGCCACCAGCTGGGGCGTGAGCACCCGTCTGATCGGCGCTCTCGTAATGGCGCATAGTGATGATGATGGACTGATCCTTCCTCCAAGAATTGCACCCATGCAGGTAGTGATCGTTCCTATTTACAAAGGTGAAGACAGCCGTGCGCAGATCAATGCGAAAGGGCAGGAGCTGGTGAACAGTTTCAAAGCTGCCGGCATCCGCGTGAAATTTGATGACAATGATAATTCAAGGCCGGGCTGGAAATTCGCCGAATATGAAATGAAGGGAGTTCCCGTTCGAATCGCCATCGGCGTCCGCGACCTGGAGAACAATGTTGTGGAACTGGCGAGAAGGGATACTAAGGAAAAGACCACCGTGAGCCTGGACGGTCTTACGGAAAGAGTGTCTGCCCTGCTGACCGAGATCCAGCAAGCCATTTACAACAAAGCCCTGGAGTATCGCAACAGCCATATCACCAAAGTGGATACCTGGGACCAGTTTGTGGAAACCCTGAACGGCAAAGCCGGATTCATCTCCGCGCACTGGGACGGAACCGCTGAAACAGAGGAGAAGATCAAGGAGATGACAAAGGCCACTATCCGCTGCATTCCTCTTGACAATGAGCAGGAAGAAGGCAAATGTGTGCTTACAGGTAACCCCAGCAAACAGCGGGTATTGTTCGCTCAGGCATATTGA
- a CDS encoding CCC motif membrane protein: MENLSQPQSNQPKAMLPNATAVLVMGILSIVCSCFFVGLVLGIIGLVLGNKSRKLYKENPAIWDGYGQLNAGWIMSIIGLALSALYILYYIVVIAILGAAATSFWNMNQHL, translated from the coding sequence ATGGAAAATTTAAGTCAACCCCAAAGCAACCAACCTAAAGCCATGCTGCCTAATGCAACTGCAGTACTGGTAATGGGAATTTTGTCAATCGTATGTTCATGCTTTTTTGTAGGTCTGGTACTGGGCATTATCGGTCTGGTATTAGGTAACAAAAGCAGGAAACTGTACAAGGAGAATCCCGCAATCTGGGATGGATATGGTCAACTCAATGCAGGTTGGATCATGTCTATCATCGGACTAGCGCTCAGCGCCCTTTACATTCTCTATTACATTGTTGTAATAGCGATCCTCGGCGCAGCAGCCACTTCCTTCTGGAACATGAACCAACATTTATAA
- a CDS encoding DUF2752 domain-containing protein: MFLWMDNFMLPCMYKQLFNVDCPMCGAQRSLAAALKGDFASSFYLYPPLVPVLVLIVLSLLWLCSKRIVSKRFLVNYAWTVLALVMISYIVKLFIYPHSITS; the protein is encoded by the coding sequence ATGTTCCTCTGGATGGACAATTTTATGCTGCCCTGCATGTACAAGCAGCTCTTCAATGTGGATTGCCCGATGTGTGGCGCACAACGCTCACTGGCAGCGGCCCTCAAAGGAGATTTTGCCTCCAGCTTTTACCTCTACCCGCCACTTGTTCCTGTACTTGTTCTGATTGTTCTATCCCTGCTCTGGCTCTGTAGTAAAAGAATTGTCAGTAAGAGGTTCCTGGTAAATTATGCCTGGACCGTGCTGGCATTGGTGATGATCAGCTATATCGTGAAGCTGTTCATTTATCCACATTCGATCACCTCTTAA
- a CDS encoding RDD family protein: protein MALLKLDTGFNLEVEIPVASFGKRLLAWLIDGAVCIVYLIVVNVLAITAGAGWLGYIFILPYLLYHLLSEIMLNGTSLGKYAMGLRVIAEDGGTPTINQYLIRWLFRLIDSPFGFMALVTSQALPWWSFPLIFTGIAVTLFTPKSQRIGDILAGTILIDFRTNPNIYDTIFTEVESTYQPRYPEVMRLSDKDINTLKGILQSITSRGDMGMAMRIADRIKAKLNLQSDEDSFQFLHTLMKDYNYYTTR from the coding sequence ATGGCATTGCTCAAATTAGATACAGGTTTCAATCTCGAAGTGGAAATTCCGGTGGCGTCTTTCGGTAAACGTCTTTTGGCCTGGCTGATCGATGGGGCAGTGTGCATTGTTTACCTGATTGTGGTGAATGTGCTGGCGATAACAGCCGGCGCCGGCTGGCTGGGATATATTTTCATTCTACCCTATCTTTTGTACCACCTCCTGAGTGAGATCATGCTGAATGGCACCAGTCTTGGCAAATACGCCATGGGCCTGCGTGTGATTGCAGAAGATGGCGGCACGCCCACCATCAACCAGTACCTGATCCGCTGGCTGTTCAGACTGATTGACTCCCCCTTCGGGTTCATGGCCCTGGTAACTTCACAGGCCCTCCCCTGGTGGAGCTTTCCGCTGATCTTCACCGGCATTGCCGTAACGCTGTTCACACCCAAAAGCCAGCGTATAGGCGATATCCTGGCAGGCACCATCCTGATCGACTTCCGCACCAATCCCAATATCTACGATACTATTTTCACAGAAGTGGAATCCACCTACCAGCCACGTTACCCGGAAGTAATGAGATTGAGCGATAAAGACATCAATACCCTCAAGGGCATTCTCCAAAGCATCACCAGCCGTGGCGATATGGGCATGGCCATGCGCATAGCAGACCGCATCAAAGCCAAGCTGAACCTGCAAAGCGATGAAGATTCCTTCCAGTTCCTGCACACCCTGATGAAGGATTACAACTATTACACCACACGTTAG
- a CDS encoding stage II sporulation protein M yields MREGLFLKKNVEKWKQYQFNQQADPDETAKRFTELVDDLGYAKTFYPESRVTRYLNGMASRIYLDIYRNKREPGSRILRFWKTDLPLVNYKHRRELFWAFIIFTTMAIMAAFSAAHDDSFVRGILGDGYVEMTEDNIAQGDPFGVYKDENRMEMFLRIALNNIQVSFLVFVGGLFLSLGSVWLLFVNGVMVGAFQYMFFAKGLGWDSVLVIWIHGSLEISAIVISGAAGFILGNSILFPGTRKRIDSLKVGAKHGAMLIIGLVPIFIAAAFLEGFVTRLTHMPKALSISILAISFIFIIWYFVIYPMIVNRRSQSPELS; encoded by the coding sequence GTGAGAGAAGGCCTTTTCTTAAAAAAGAATGTTGAGAAGTGGAAGCAATACCAATTCAACCAGCAGGCAGACCCCGATGAAACTGCCAAACGTTTCACTGAACTGGTGGATGATCTTGGATACGCAAAAACTTTTTATCCAGAAAGCAGAGTCACCCGTTACCTGAACGGGATGGCTTCCCGCATCTATCTCGATATTTACCGCAATAAAAGAGAGCCCGGTTCCCGGATCCTCCGGTTCTGGAAGACCGATCTGCCGCTCGTCAATTACAAACACCGCCGCGAATTATTCTGGGCATTCATCATATTCACCACCATGGCCATCATGGCTGCTTTCTCGGCGGCTCATGACGACAGTTTCGTGAGGGGCATCCTCGGCGACGGGTATGTGGAAATGACGGAAGACAATATCGCGCAGGGAGATCCTTTTGGTGTGTATAAAGATGAGAACCGGATGGAAATGTTCCTCCGCATTGCGCTCAACAATATACAGGTGTCGTTCCTGGTATTTGTGGGCGGGCTTTTTTTGTCGCTCGGTTCTGTATGGCTGTTATTCGTCAACGGCGTGATGGTGGGCGCATTCCAGTATATGTTCTTTGCAAAAGGACTGGGCTGGGATTCCGTGCTGGTGATCTGGATACATGGTTCCCTGGAAATATCCGCCATCGTGATCTCCGGTGCGGCGGGCTTCATACTTGGTAACAGCATCCTGTTCCCCGGAACAAGAAAACGGATCGATTCGCTGAAAGTGGGCGCCAAACACGGGGCCATGCTGATCATCGGACTGGTGCCGATCTTCATTGCAGCCGCCTTCCTGGAAGGTTTCGTCACCAGGCTTACGCATATGCCCAAAGCCCTGAGCATATCCATCCTGGCCATCTCCTTTATTTTTATCATCTGGTATTTTGTGATCTATCCTATGATTGTGAACAGAAGATCGCAATCCCCTGAATTGTCATAA
- a CDS encoding DUF4129 domain-containing protein, translated as MVVIAVFCCSLASAQEVIVDTAPPQAKYSVEDEEGEDEGTGAITTPAEPALRKVPDSIVKRYKADPDFAYANDPEYWDKPEQKKKKDNNKPKREREERDLSMLDFSGVFGVVKVIFIALLIALLAFLVYKLMGDRWPWQQPARLKEDEQATAEEELNEDELQQKIRESIDQQKFRMAIRYSYLFTLRRMDEKGWIHLDAKSTNHDYVKQMKANDPQGTFAYLTNIYDYVWYGEFELNKEQFGLVYKDFQNFLNTYSH; from the coding sequence ATGGTAGTGATAGCCGTCTTTTGCTGCTCGCTGGCCAGCGCTCAGGAAGTTATTGTGGATACTGCGCCGCCACAGGCTAAGTATTCCGTGGAAGATGAAGAAGGGGAAGACGAAGGAACCGGCGCTATAACTACCCCTGCAGAACCTGCATTGCGCAAAGTGCCGGATTCCATCGTGAAGCGCTACAAGGCCGATCCTGATTTCGCGTATGCGAATGATCCTGAATATTGGGATAAACCAGAGCAAAAAAAGAAAAAAGACAATAACAAACCCAAAAGGGAAAGAGAAGAACGCGACCTTTCCATGCTGGATTTCTCCGGCGTGTTTGGCGTTGTGAAAGTAATATTCATTGCCCTGTTGATTGCTCTCCTTGCTTTCCTGGTATATAAACTGATGGGCGACCGCTGGCCATGGCAGCAACCGGCAAGATTGAAAGAAGATGAACAGGCTACGGCAGAAGAGGAGCTGAATGAAGATGAACTGCAGCAAAAGATCCGTGAATCCATCGATCAGCAAAAATTCAGGATGGCTATCCGCTACAGCTATCTCTTCACGCTTCGCAGGATGGATGAAAAAGGATGGATACATCTCGATGCCAAATCTACCAACCACGATTATGTGAAACAGATGAAAGCAAACGATCCGCAGGGAACATTTGCTTATCTCACCAATATCTATGATTATGTATGGTATGGTGAATTTGAACTGAACAAAGAACAGTTCGGTCTCGTGTACAAAGATTTCCAGAATTTCCTAAATACGTACAGCCATTGA
- a CDS encoding DUF4350 domain-containing protein, with the protein MKKLLTYQWLLLALLSTVLIMSCGPKKKKVLDKRVTLLRTDKIPYGTWYAFENLQHIFPDATVDVDKSGLMQQGEKNTAYIIIYRNVLPTEEESITLGNFISGGGHLFLSAWRFNEHILDSLHLEMSTDFFSQQRAVTIDDPVTGKTDTFSYPGMPFEAYFSKFDSSITTVLGHNADGKPNFLKFTYNNGGVLYLHCAPQALSNFFLLHKDNKRYYDAVMSHLPSSITDIQWNEYFRTHRKNEDEKFSALGWLRNQPSLAAAMWLLLLLALLVYLFESKRKQRVVPVRPPLKNATVEFARTVGRLYLQRKDNNNLAYKMAAIFMDHVRRKFNVRTTMDDEFVEKLSHKSGYDKVALANLLYQLKYAQANEGVSDMELLELQQKLDHFYQHT; encoded by the coding sequence TTGAAAAAGCTACTGACATATCAATGGTTGCTGCTGGCACTGCTGTCCACTGTGCTCATTATGTCCTGTGGGCCGAAGAAAAAGAAAGTCCTGGACAAGCGCGTAACACTGCTGCGAACAGACAAGATCCCCTATGGCACGTGGTATGCTTTCGAGAATCTGCAGCATATTTTCCCGGACGCTACAGTGGATGTGGACAAAAGCGGCCTGATGCAACAGGGAGAAAAGAATACTGCATACATTATCATTTACAGGAATGTGCTACCAACAGAAGAGGAATCCATCACGCTGGGCAATTTCATCTCCGGAGGCGGTCATCTCTTTCTGTCTGCCTGGCGCTTCAATGAGCATATCCTGGATTCGCTGCATCTTGAAATGTCTACCGATTTCTTTTCGCAACAGCGTGCCGTGACTATCGACGACCCCGTTACCGGAAAGACCGATACATTTTCATATCCTGGAATGCCCTTTGAAGCTTATTTCTCGAAGTTTGACTCCAGCATCACCACTGTTCTTGGACATAACGCTGATGGTAAACCGAATTTCCTGAAATTTACCTATAACAACGGCGGCGTTCTGTACCTGCATTGTGCGCCACAGGCCCTGAGCAATTTCTTCCTGTTGCACAAAGACAATAAAAGATATTATGATGCTGTGATGAGCCATTTGCCTTCCTCTATCACAGATATTCAATGGAACGAATATTTCCGCACACACCGCAAGAACGAGGATGAGAAATTCTCTGCCCTGGGCTGGCTCAGGAACCAGCCTTCGCTGGCTGCCGCCATGTGGCTGCTGCTCCTGCTGGCATTGCTGGTGTACCTGTTCGAATCCAAACGCAAGCAGCGTGTGGTGCCTGTGCGTCCGCCATTGAAGAATGCCACCGTGGAATTTGCCAGAACAGTGGGCCGCCTCTACCTGCAGCGTAAGGACAATAACAACCTCGCTTACAAAATGGCTGCTATCTTTATGGACCATGTGCGGAGGAAGTTCAATGTGCGCACTACCATGGATGATGAATTTGTTGAAAAATTATCCCATAAATCAGGATATGATAAAGTAGCGCTCGCCAATCTGTTGTACCAGTTGAAATACGCGCAGGCCAACGAGGGCGTAAGCGATATGGAATTGCTGGAATTGCAGCAGAAGCTGGACCATTTCTATCAGCATACCTGA
- a CDS encoding AAA family ATPase: protein METNEIFQSRTDLGILHQSVHILKQEIGKVIVGQEEMVELLLAAILADGHVLIEGVPGVAKTLTAKLLSKCISVDFSRIQFTPDMMPSDVIGTSVFNPKESNFQFKRGPIFSNIVLIDEINRAPAKTQSALFEVMEEKQVTVDGHSYALESPFMVVATQNPIEQEGTYHLPEAQLDRFLFKIIVSYPTQEQEYQVVMQHHQSNLKDMMGQVNEVLTGAQIENLRQQVRALHVEPKLIGFITGIVANTRNHKAIYLGASPRASIGILNGAKALAAIRGRDFITPEDIIHITPAVLRHRLVLTPEKEMEGANTDDVIRDIITQIEVPR, encoded by the coding sequence ATGGAAACGAACGAAATTTTTCAGAGCCGCACCGATTTAGGCATCCTGCACCAGAGCGTACACATCCTGAAGCAGGAGATCGGAAAAGTGATCGTAGGCCAGGAAGAAATGGTAGAGCTGTTGCTGGCCGCCATTCTTGCAGACGGTCATGTGCTCATTGAAGGTGTGCCCGGTGTTGCCAAAACCCTTACGGCGAAACTGCTGAGCAAATGTATCTCTGTTGATTTTTCCCGTATCCAGTTCACGCCGGATATGATGCCGAGCGATGTGATCGGTACTTCCGTTTTCAATCCGAAAGAAAGCAATTTCCAGTTCAAGCGTGGACCTATCTTCAGCAATATCGTGCTGATAGATGAGATCAACCGTGCGCCTGCCAAAACACAGTCGGCCCTCTTTGAGGTGATGGAAGAAAAACAGGTTACGGTTGATGGTCATAGTTATGCGCTGGAATCCCCCTTCATGGTGGTGGCCACGCAGAATCCGATAGAGCAGGAGGGAACCTATCACCTGCCTGAAGCTCAGCTGGACCGTTTCCTGTTCAAGATCATCGTTTCCTATCCCACACAGGAGCAGGAATACCAGGTAGTGATGCAACATCACCAGAGCAACCTGAAAGATATGATGGGCCAGGTGAACGAGGTGCTGACCGGGGCGCAGATCGAAAACCTGCGTCAACAGGTGCGTGCCCTGCATGTTGAGCCCAAACTGATCGGCTTCATCACTGGCATCGTAGCCAATACACGCAATCATAAAGCGATCTACCTGGGGGCATCGCCCCGCGCCAGTATCGGTATCCTGAACGGAGCAAAGGCATTGGCGGCTATCCGTGGACGTGATTTCATCACACCGGAAGATATCATTCATATCACGCCAGCTGTACTCCGCCACCGCCTGGTGCTGACGCCCGAAAAAGAAATGGAAGGCGCCAATACCGATGACGTGATCAGGGATATTATTACACAAATAGAGGTTCCAAGATAA